In a genomic window of Styela clava chromosome 11, kaStyClav1.hap1.2, whole genome shotgun sequence:
- the LOC120333405 gene encoding uncharacterized protein LOC120333405 isoform X1: MHGIYALGILFLLLNTSNSQKAPGKISPCLHNLAGQKGVISYPGFKTNGRNLKLFTENRNMNDACLLYGRIPHAKDLTIDITSRQKSWMSIGGKKYRKSSWNNFVAIYGETDDIQYTTKYSYNEYLQDLNNGTIRIILPGYEFTFFRIVFPENKSAFTLKYSTKKSVRCKRLDATVVDIVSCTNANKINSKCKVKCTKGLAPSPYLYQNDVNFPKSESVLPYMMTKCKGNGFNPPSWDHDITIADFEPFFAEDMINPIILPVDSFFPSDVTANNIKNNRSDIPGWMDVLEFDTENPALPELNIPDRHKCVDLKIVADICFHNAGIVDMFLGHISACNYPVDYLLELFGENQGEGIDPDTLPTPAPKTFNEKLQELDQNEKAAFLFKLSEFDPTWIDIKCWKNLTETLLQQLKRQTRNVKSREITNAVNQLWGSYLQYLYEECDLGVLLQTAGKSNCLTDSRLCGWSKAKNDYLYSCADFSTAKRKFECLGCRNPKPGTCTRTKSL, translated from the exons ATGCACGGAATATATGCATTAGGGATATTGTTTCTCTTGCTAAATACTTCTAATTCTCAGAAAG CACCTGGAAAAATATCGCCATGCTTGCATAATTTGGCCGGCCAAAAAGGAGTTATATCATACCCTGGATTCAAAACAAATGGAAGAAATCTGAAACTCTTTACAGAAAATCGAAACATGAACGATGCATGTCTTCTCTATGGAAGAATACCCCACGCGAAAGATTTAACGATTGATATAACTTCAAGGCAAAAGAGTTGGATGTCC ATTGGTGGTAAGAAATACAGGAAGAGCTCTTGGAACAACTTTGTCGCTATTTACGGGGAAACAGATGATATACAATACACAACTAAATATTCCTATAATGAATATCTGCAAGATCTAAATAATGGGACAATTCGGATTATTTTACCTGGATATGAATTCACATTTTTCAGAATTGtctttcctgaaaataaatcagCATTCACGCTGAAGTATTCCACGAAGAAAA GCGTTCGATGTAAACGTCTCGATGCTACAGTTGTGGATATTGTGTCATGCACCAATGCGAATAAAATTAACTCCAAATGCAAAGTGAAATGCACTAAAGGATTGGCTCCTTCTCCTTATTTATATCAAAACGATGTAAATTTTCCGAAGTCAGAATCTGTACTCCCTTACATGATGACAAAATGCAA AGGAAATGGCTTTAATCCTCCATCCTGGGATCATGATATCACGATTGCTGATTTTGAACCGTTCTTTGCTGAGGATATGATTAATCCGATCATTCTTCCTGTCGATTCTTTTTTTCCATCAGACGTAACTGCCAATAACATCAAGAATAA TAGGTCCGATATACCCGGGTGGATGGATGTTCTTGAATTCGACACCGAAAACCCAGCGCTTCCTGAATTAAATATTCCAGATCGTCATAAATGTGTTGATCTTAAAATTGTTGCAGACATCTGTTTTCATAATGCCGGGATAGTCGATATGTTTTTG ggACATATTTCCGCCTGTAATTATCCTGTCGATTATCTTCTTGAATTGTTTGGAGAAAATCAAGGAGAAGGAATTGATCCAGATACTTTGCCGACTCCAGCTCCAAAAACATTTAACGAAAAACTACAAGAACTTGACCAGAATGAAAAAGCAgcgtttttattcaaactatCAGAGTTTGATCCAACGTGG ATTGATATAAAATGTTGGAAAAATTTAACGGAAACGTTACTTCAACAACTCAAAAGACAAACAAGAAACGTTAAATCTCGTGAAATAACAAACGCTGTTAATCAGCTTTGGGGAAGCTATTTGCAATACTTGTACGAG GAATGTGATTTAGGAGTACTATTGCAAACAGCTGGCAAATCCAATTGCTTGACAGACTCACGCTTATGTGGATGGAGTAAAGCAAAAAATGACTACCTTTACTCGTGTGCTGATTTTTCGA CTGCGAAACGCAAATTTGAATGTTTGGGCTGCAGAAATCCAAAACCGGGAACGTGTACGCGTACGAAGTCATTGTAA
- the LOC120333405 gene encoding uncharacterized protein LOC120333405 isoform X2 has translation MHGIYALGILFLLLNTSNSQKAPGKISPCLHNLAGQKGVISYPGFKTNGRNLKLFTENRNMNDACLLYGRIPHAKDLTIDITSRQKSWMSIGGKKYRKSSWNNFVAIYGETDDIQYTTKYSYNEYLQDLNNGTIRIILPGYEFTFFRIVFPENKSAFTLKYSTKKSVRCKRLDATVVDIVSCTNANKINSKCKVKCTKGLAPSPYLYQNDVNFPKSESVLPYMMTKCKGNGFNPPSWDHDITIADFEPFFAEDMINPIILPVDSFFPSDVTANNIKNNRSDIPGWMDVLEFDTENPALPELNIPDRHKCVDLKIVADICFHNAGIVDMFLGHISACNYPVDYLLELFGENQGEGIDPDTLPTPAPKTFNEKLQELDQNEKAAFLFKLSEFDPTWIDIKCWKNLTETLLQQLKRQTRNVKSREITNAVNQLWGSYLQYLYELRNANLNVWAAEIQNRERVRVRSHCKQTLQYYVNKMDEEKEPNCLQRAGILFTTGPIFSIN, from the exons ATGCACGGAATATATGCATTAGGGATATTGTTTCTCTTGCTAAATACTTCTAATTCTCAGAAAG CACCTGGAAAAATATCGCCATGCTTGCATAATTTGGCCGGCCAAAAAGGAGTTATATCATACCCTGGATTCAAAACAAATGGAAGAAATCTGAAACTCTTTACAGAAAATCGAAACATGAACGATGCATGTCTTCTCTATGGAAGAATACCCCACGCGAAAGATTTAACGATTGATATAACTTCAAGGCAAAAGAGTTGGATGTCC ATTGGTGGTAAGAAATACAGGAAGAGCTCTTGGAACAACTTTGTCGCTATTTACGGGGAAACAGATGATATACAATACACAACTAAATATTCCTATAATGAATATCTGCAAGATCTAAATAATGGGACAATTCGGATTATTTTACCTGGATATGAATTCACATTTTTCAGAATTGtctttcctgaaaataaatcagCATTCACGCTGAAGTATTCCACGAAGAAAA GCGTTCGATGTAAACGTCTCGATGCTACAGTTGTGGATATTGTGTCATGCACCAATGCGAATAAAATTAACTCCAAATGCAAAGTGAAATGCACTAAAGGATTGGCTCCTTCTCCTTATTTATATCAAAACGATGTAAATTTTCCGAAGTCAGAATCTGTACTCCCTTACATGATGACAAAATGCAA AGGAAATGGCTTTAATCCTCCATCCTGGGATCATGATATCACGATTGCTGATTTTGAACCGTTCTTTGCTGAGGATATGATTAATCCGATCATTCTTCCTGTCGATTCTTTTTTTCCATCAGACGTAACTGCCAATAACATCAAGAATAA TAGGTCCGATATACCCGGGTGGATGGATGTTCTTGAATTCGACACCGAAAACCCAGCGCTTCCTGAATTAAATATTCCAGATCGTCATAAATGTGTTGATCTTAAAATTGTTGCAGACATCTGTTTTCATAATGCCGGGATAGTCGATATGTTTTTG ggACATATTTCCGCCTGTAATTATCCTGTCGATTATCTTCTTGAATTGTTTGGAGAAAATCAAGGAGAAGGAATTGATCCAGATACTTTGCCGACTCCAGCTCCAAAAACATTTAACGAAAAACTACAAGAACTTGACCAGAATGAAAAAGCAgcgtttttattcaaactatCAGAGTTTGATCCAACGTGG ATTGATATAAAATGTTGGAAAAATTTAACGGAAACGTTACTTCAACAACTCAAAAGACAAACAAGAAACGTTAAATCTCGTGAAATAACAAACGCTGTTAATCAGCTTTGGGGAAGCTATTTGCAATACTTGTACGAG CTGCGAAACGCAAATTTGAATGTTTGGGCTGCAGAAATCCAAAACCGGGAACGTGTACGCGTACGAAGTCATTGTAAACAAACATTACAATACTATGTAAACAAAATGGACGAAGAAAAAGAACCTAATTGCTTACAGAGAGCTGGCATTTTATTTACCACTGGACCTATTTTTTCCATAAATTGA